Proteins encoded together in one Miscanthus floridulus cultivar M001 chromosome 16, ASM1932011v1, whole genome shotgun sequence window:
- the LOC136511861 gene encoding large ribosomal subunit protein uL1c-like codes for MATSAAATASASLLAPAASSTAPAASPNALFFPSSVPSLRAYPRLLLAFRCPAAAAQGAVLEEEEAEADQPGQYDDDGYEGGRGPAFTAPTRPRTGKAALPLRRDRTRSKRFLEIQKLRESKKDYDVPTAISLMKQMSSAKFVESAEAHFRMNLDPKYNDQQLRATVNLPKGTGQSVKIAVLTQGEKIDEARAAGADIVGGEDLIEQIKGGFMEFDKLIASPDMMPKVAGLGKILGPRGLMPNPKAGTVSPNITQAIEEFKKGKVEYRVDKSGIVHIPFGKVDFPEEDLIANFMAVVRSVERNKPSGAKGIYWKTAYLCSSMGPSIKLNIKEMLDYGLDSSD; via the exons ATGGCCACATCCGCTGcggccaccgcctccgcctcccTCCTCGCGCCGGCGGCCAGCAGCACGGCGCCGGCGGCCTCGCCCAACGCGCTGTTCTTCCCCTCCTCCGTGCCGTCGCTGCGCGCCTACCCGCGGCTCCTCCTCGCGTTCCGCTGCCCCGCCGCGGCCGCCCAGGGCGCCGTGCTCGAAgaagaagaggcagaggccgaCCAGCCGGGCCAGTACGACGACGACGGGTACGAGGGCGGGCGCGGCCCCGCGTTCACGGCCCCCACGCGGCCGCGCACCGGCAAGGCCGCACTACCGCTCAGGCGCGACCGC ACGAGGTCGAAGAGGTTCCTCGAGATCCAGAAGCTGAGGGAGAGCAAGAAGGACTACGACGTGCCCACCGCCATCTCGCTGATGAAGCAGATGTCCAGCGCCAAGTTTGTCGAGTCGGCGGAGGCGCACTTCCGCATGAACCTCGACCCGAAGTACAATGACCAGCAGCTCCGGGCCACG GTGAATTTGCCCAAGGGAACAGGCCAGTCGGTGAAGATTGCGGTTCTCACACAAG gtgagaagatagatgaagctagAGCTGCAGGAGCTGATATCGTAGGTGGAGAAGATTTGATTGAACAAATAAAAGGAGGATTTATGGAGTTTGACAAATTGATTGCATCACCTGATATGATGCCTAAG GTTGCTGGCTTGGGTAAGATTCTAGGACCAAGAGGGCTGATGCCTAACCCCAAAGCTGGCACTGTTTCTCCAAACATTACTCAG GCTATCGAAGAGTTCAAGAAAGGGAAGGTTGAATACAGAGTTGATAAATCAGGAATTGTCCATATTCCCTTTGGCAAGGTTGACTTTCCGGAGGAAGATCTCATTGCAAACTTCATGGCTGTTGTT CGCTCTGTTGAGAGGAACAAGCCATCTGGTGCTAAGGGGATATACTGGAAAACGGCGTACTTGTGCTCATCCATGGGACCTTCTATCAAGCTAAACATAAAAGAAATGCTTGACTATGGTTTGGACTCATCTGACTAG